The Phyllopteryx taeniolatus isolate TA_2022b chromosome 7, UOR_Ptae_1.2, whole genome shotgun sequence genome has a segment encoding these proteins:
- the tmco1 gene encoding calcium load-activated calcium channel isoform X3, translated as MSTMFADTVLIVFISVCTALLAEGITWVLVYRTDKYKRLKAEVEKQSKKLEKKKETITESAGRQQKKKIERQEEKLKNNNRDLSMVRMKSMFAIGFCFTALMGMFNSIFDGRVVAKLPFVPLSYVQGLSHRNLLGEDYTDCSFIFLYILCTMSIRQNIQKMLGLAPSRAATKQAGGFLGPPPQAAKFS; from the exons ATGAGTACGATGTTCGCGGACACCGTCCTCATCGTCTTCATCTCCGTGTGCACCGCGCTGCTAGCCGAAG GAATCACCTGGGTGCTGGTGTACCGCACGGACAAGTACAAGCGGCTCAAGGCGGAGGTGGAGAAGCAAAGCAAGAAAT tggagaagaaaaaggaaaccATCACAGAATCGGCAGGACgtcagcagaagaagaagatcg AAAGGCAAGAAGAGAAGCTcaagaacaacaacagagaTTTGTCCATG GTGCGCATGAAGTCCATGTTTGCCATCGGTTTCTGCTTCACGGCTTTGATGGGCATGTTCAACTCCAT TTTCGACGGGCGCGTGGTGGCCAAGCTGCCCTTCGTGCCGCTGTCGTACGTTCAGGGCCTGTCGCACCGCAACCTGCTGGGCGAGGACTACACCGACTGCTCTTTCATCTTCCTCTACATCCTCTGCACCATGTCCATCCGACAG AACATCCAGAAGATGTTGGGCCTGGCTCCCTCCAGGGCGGCCACCAAGCAAGCGGGGGGCTTCCTGGGCCCCCCTCCCCAGGCCGCCAAGTTCTCCTAA
- the tmco1 gene encoding calcium load-activated calcium channel isoform X1 has product MTSSVPRLSCQLSLTKATFRVCAGITWVLVYRTDKYKRLKAEVEKQSKKLEKKKETITESAGRQQKKKIERQEEKLKNNNRDLSMVRMKSMFAIGFCFTALMGMFNSIFDGRVVAKLPFVPLSYVQGLSHRNLLGEDYTDCSFIFLYILCTMSIRQNIQKMLGLAPSRAATKQAGGFLGPPPQAAKFS; this is encoded by the exons ATGACCTCCTCGGTGCCACGCTTGAGCTGTCAGCTGTCACTCACGAAAGCGACATTTCGTGTTTGTGCCG GAATCACCTGGGTGCTGGTGTACCGCACGGACAAGTACAAGCGGCTCAAGGCGGAGGTGGAGAAGCAAAGCAAGAAAT tggagaagaaaaaggaaaccATCACAGAATCGGCAGGACgtcagcagaagaagaagatcg AAAGGCAAGAAGAGAAGCTcaagaacaacaacagagaTTTGTCCATG GTGCGCATGAAGTCCATGTTTGCCATCGGTTTCTGCTTCACGGCTTTGATGGGCATGTTCAACTCCAT TTTCGACGGGCGCGTGGTGGCCAAGCTGCCCTTCGTGCCGCTGTCGTACGTTCAGGGCCTGTCGCACCGCAACCTGCTGGGCGAGGACTACACCGACTGCTCTTTCATCTTCCTCTACATCCTCTGCACCATGTCCATCCGACAG AACATCCAGAAGATGTTGGGCCTGGCTCCCTCCAGGGCGGCCACCAAGCAAGCGGGGGGCTTCCTGGGCCCCCCTCCCCAGGCCGCCAAGTTCTCCTAA
- the LOC133480296 gene encoding glutamine synthetase-like gives MSIAGSAKLNKIVKQRYLDLPQGDKVQATYIWIDGSGEGLRCKTRTLDSEPKSVQDIPEWNFDGSSTYQSEGSNGDMFLIPAAMFRDPFRKDPNKLVLCEVLKYTKQPAETNLRDRCCRIMSLVENEHPWFGMEQEYTLLGTDRHPFGWPCNGFPGPQGPYYCGVGADKAYGRDVVEAHYRACLYAGVQICGTNAEVMPAQWEFQVGPCEGIAMGDHLWVARFILHRVCEDFGLVASFDPKPISGNWNGAGCHTNFSTQDMRQEGGLKVIEAAIERLAKRHHYHIRAYDPKGGLDNARRLTGHHETSNIDQFSAGVANRSASIRIPRVVGEDKQGYFEDRRPSANCDPYIVTEALIRTCLLKEEGEEPAHYSQ, from the exons ATGTCGATCGCAGGGAGCGCCAAGCTGAACAAGATCGTCAAGCAGCGGTACTTGGACCTCCCCCAGGGAGACAAGGTCCAGGCCACGTACATCTGGATCGACGGCTCCGGAGAAGGCCTACGCTGCAAGACCAGGACCCTGGACTCGGAACCCAAAAGCGTCCAAG ATATTCCTGAGTGGAACTTTGACGGCTCGAGCACGTACCAGTCTGAAGGCTCCAACGGTGACATGTTCCTTATCCCTGCTGCCATGTTCCGGGACCCCTTCAGGAAGGACCCCAACAAGCTGGTCCTGTGCGAGGTGCTCAAGTACACCAAACAACCCGCAG AGACCAACCTTCGAGACAGGTGTTGTCGCATCATGAGTTTGGTGGAGAACGAGCATCCCTGGTTTGGGATGGAGCAGGAGTACACGCTGCTGGGCACCGACAGACACCCTTTTGGATGGCCCTGCAACGGCTTCCCGGGACCCCAAG GTCCCTACTACTGCGGCGTGGGCGCCGACAAGGCATACGGACGAGACGTGGTGGAGGCTCACTACCGAGCCTGCTTGTATGCCGGTGTGCAGATCTGTGGCACCAATGCCGAGGTCATGCCAGCGCAG TGGGAGTTCCAGGTGGGGCCATGCGAGGGCATCGCCATGGGCGACCATTTGTGGGTGGCTCGTTTCATCCTGCATCGAGTGTGTGAAGACTTTGGCTTGGTTGCGTCTTTTGACCCGAAGCCTATCTCGGGAAACTGGAACGGAGCAGGATGCCACACGAATTTTAGCACCCAGGACATGAGGCAGGAGGGAGGACTCAA GGTGATAGAGGCGGCCATCGAGCGTCTGGCCAAGCGTCATCACTACCACATCCGCGCCTACGACCCCAAAGGCGGACTGGACAATGCCCGGCGTTTGACTGGTCACCACGAGACCTCCAACATTGACCAGTTCTCTGCCGGTGTGGCCAACCGCAGCGCCAGCATCCGAATCCCGCGAGTGGTTGGCGAGGACAAACAGGGCTACTTCGAGGACCGCCGCCCTTCCGCCAACTGTGATCCGTACATCGTCACAGAAGCCCTGATACGAACCTGCCTGTTGAAGGAGGAAGGGGAGGAGCCTGCACATTACAGCCAATGA
- the aldh9a1a.1 gene encoding 4-trimethylaminobutyraldehyde dehydrogenase A has protein sequence MAQSSLYAMAAATTGSLLLSDNLNFWAGERQAPRPGSAASEPVYEPATGRVLCHMTPSGPDEVDLAIKSAHGAYVTWSKRAGMERARVMLEAARIIRERREKIAKLEVINNGKSITEALADVDGAWQCMEYYAGLAGTMAGQHIQLPGGAFAYTRREALGVCVGIGAWNYPFQIAVFKSAPALACGNGMVFKPSPMTPVTAVILAEIYQEAGVPQGLFCVVQGGAQTGTLLCQHPNVAKVSFTGSVPTGKKVMELSARGVKPVTLELGGKSPLIIFKDCDLDNAVKGALMANFLTQGQVCCNGTRVFVQRDIMTQYLEKVVTRTKAITVGDPLLEHTRMGALISKPQLEKVLAFVRQAKEQGAKVLCGGEPFVPTDPKLKEGYFMSPCVLDNCRDDMTCVKEEIFGPVMSVLPFDTEEEVLRRANDTTFGLASGVFTRDISRAHRVAEKLEAGTCYINNYNISPVEVPFGGYKMSGFGRENGQVTIEYYSQLKTVVVEMGDVESLF, from the exons ATGGCCCAGTCCAGCCTGTACGCCATGGCCGCCGCCACCACCGGCAGTTTGCTGCTCAGCGACAACCTCAACTTCTGGGCCGGGGAGCGACAGGCGCCCCGGCCGGGGAGCGCCGCCAGCGAGCCCGTGTACGAGCCAGCCACCG GGCGCGTGCTGTGTCACATGACCCCATCCGGCCCCGATGAGGTGGACTTGGCCATCAAGAGCGCCCACGGCGCGTACGTGACTTGGAGCAAGAGGGCGGGCATGGAGCGGGCGCGCGTCATGTTGGAGGCCGCTCGCATCATCAGG GAGCGTCGGGAGAAGATCGCCAAGTTGGAGGTGATCAACAACGGGAAGTCCATCACCGAAGCTCTGGCAGACGTGGACGGGGCCTGGCAGTGTATGGAGTACTACGCCGGATTGGCCGGAACCATGGCAG GTCAGCACATCCAGCTCCCCGGCGGCGCGTTTGCGTACACACGACGTGAGGCTTTGGGCGTGTGCGTGGGCATCGGTGCGTGGAACTACCCCTTCCAGATCGCAGTGTTCAAGTCTGCTCCCGCTCTGGCGTGCG GCAACGGCATGGTGTTCAAGCCCTCCCCTATGACGCCCGTCACCGCTGTCATCCTGGCTGAGATCTACCAGGAGGCCGGAGTGCCCCAAGGACTCTTCTGTGTGGTGCAAGGTGGCGCCCAAACAGGAACATTACTGTGCCAGCACCCAAATGTTGCCAAGGTGTCCTTCACGGGCAGCGTGCCCACCGGAAAGAAG GTTATGGAGTTGTCGGCCCGGGGTGTGAAGCCGGTGACGCTGGAGCTCGGCGGGAAGTCTCCGCTGATCATCTTCAAAGATTGCGACCTAGACAACGCCGTCAAAGGAGCGCTCATGGCCAACTTCCTCACACAAGGACAG GTGTGCTGCAACGGGACCAGGGTGTTCGTGCAGAGGGACATCATGACGCAGTACTTGGAGAAGGTGGTCACCAGGACCAAGGCCATCACTGTGGGGGACCCCTTGCTGGAGCACACACGCATGGGGGCGCTCATCAGCAAGCCCCAGCTGGAGAAGGTCCTGGCTTTTGTCAGGCAGGCCAAGGAACAG ggAGCCAAGGTGCTCTGTGGTGGCGAACCCTTCGTGCCCACTGACCCCAAACTCAAGGAAGGATACTTCATGTCGCCCTGTGTACTCG ACAACTGCAGGGACGACATGACGTGCGTGAAGGAGGAAATCTTTGGGCCGGTCATGTCGGTGCTGCCATTCGACACCGAGGAGGAGGTTCTGCGGCGTGCCAACGACACCACCTTCGGATTGGCGTCCGGCGTCTTCACCAG AGACATCTCGCGAGCTCATCGAGTGGCTGAGAAGCTGGAGGCGGGCACGTGTTACATCAACAACTACAACATCAGCCCCGTGGAGGTACCCTTTGGAGGATACAAGATGTCAG GTTTCGGGCGCGAGAACGGTCAGGTGACCATCGAGTACTACTCCCAGCTTAAGACGGTGGTGGTGGAGATGGGCGACGTGGAGAGTCTCTTCTGA
- the med8 gene encoding mediator of RNA polymerase II transcription subunit 8 isoform X3, whose product MCHFLIFNILVSQQREEKQLEASLESLITQVAHVKNALHSFIFKLENEYERLTWPSVLDNFALLSGQLNTINKLLKNDKTPSFRNQLIIPLLLSQDRDDDLAKVTEQRVPVFSHEIVPDYLRTKPEPEVEEQEKQLSVEAARIGPEVAQKQIQTLNKLCSSLLEKLSNPRDERDGESAAARPSKSWFNPADTSALVGAVAFGKGLSKCRPPGPAGAAAGPGAGPSLQQVTIGGAGGQLPGGPPQQQGQPGKLPGIKTNIKSASMHPYGR is encoded by the exons atgtgtcactttttaattttcaacaTATTAGTCAGCCAG CAGCGGGAAGAAAAACAACTGGAAGCGTCGCTGGAGTCGCTCATCACGCAAGTGGCGCACGTCAAAAATGCTCTTCACTCGTTCATCTTCAAGCTGGAGAACGAGTACGAGCGGCTCACATG GCCGTCGGTGCTGGACAACTTCGCTCTGCTGTCGGGTCAGCTGAACACCATCAACAAGCTGCTGAAGAACGACAAGACGCCGTCGTTCCGTAACCAGCTCATCATCCCGCTGCTGCTCTCTCAGGACCGCGACGACGACCTGGCG AAAGTGACGGAGCAGCGCGTGCCCGTCTTCAGCCACGAGATCGTCCCCGACTACCTGCGCACCAAACCCGAGCCCGAGGTGGAGGAgcaggagaagcagctcagcgTGGAGGCGGCGCGCATCGGGCCCGAAGTGGCGCAG AAACAGATCCAGACCTTGAACAAGTTGTGTTCCAGCCTGCTGGAGAAGCTGAGCAACCCGAGAGACGAGCGAGACGGCGAAAGCGCGG CGGCGCGTCCGAGCAAGTCCTGGTTCAACCCGGCCGACACCAGCGCCCTGGTGGGCGCGGTGGCGTTCGGCAAAGGCCTGTCCAAGTGCCGCCCGCCCGGGCCGGCCGGAGCCGCGGCCGGCCCGGGCGCCGGGCCCAGCCTGCAACAGGTCACCATCGGGGGCGCCGGCGGCCAGCTCCCCGGGGGGCCCCCGCAGCAGCAAGGACAGCCGG
- the tmco1 gene encoding calcium load-activated calcium channel isoform X2 produces the protein MRLRPRIISAGFFRQLVDLLPSGGRQRTPKANTSGITWVLVYRTDKYKRLKAEVEKQSKKLEKKKETITESAGRQQKKKIERQEEKLKNNNRDLSMVRMKSMFAIGFCFTALMGMFNSIFDGRVVAKLPFVPLSYVQGLSHRNLLGEDYTDCSFIFLYILCTMSIRQNIQKMLGLAPSRAATKQAGGFLGPPPQAAKFS, from the exons ATGCGATTGCGGCCACGAATTATCTCAGCTGGATTTTTCCGTCAGCTAGTTGACTTGCTGCCCTCAGGGGGGCGCCAGAGGACTCCAAAGGCAAACACATCAG GAATCACCTGGGTGCTGGTGTACCGCACGGACAAGTACAAGCGGCTCAAGGCGGAGGTGGAGAAGCAAAGCAAGAAAT tggagaagaaaaaggaaaccATCACAGAATCGGCAGGACgtcagcagaagaagaagatcg AAAGGCAAGAAGAGAAGCTcaagaacaacaacagagaTTTGTCCATG GTGCGCATGAAGTCCATGTTTGCCATCGGTTTCTGCTTCACGGCTTTGATGGGCATGTTCAACTCCAT TTTCGACGGGCGCGTGGTGGCCAAGCTGCCCTTCGTGCCGCTGTCGTACGTTCAGGGCCTGTCGCACCGCAACCTGCTGGGCGAGGACTACACCGACTGCTCTTTCATCTTCCTCTACATCCTCTGCACCATGTCCATCCGACAG AACATCCAGAAGATGTTGGGCCTGGCTCCCTCCAGGGCGGCCACCAAGCAAGCGGGGGGCTTCCTGGGCCCCCCTCCCCAGGCCGCCAAGTTCTCCTAA
- the dr1 gene encoding protein Dr1 encodes MASSSGTDDDLTIPRAAINKMIKETLPNVRVANDARELVVNCCTEFIHLISSEANEICNKSDKKTISPEHVINALESLGFASYIAEVKDVLQECKTVALKRRKASSRLENLGIPEEELLRQQQELFAKARQQQAELAQQEWLQMQQAAQAAQMAAAASAARQAGSSQDEDDDDDA; translated from the exons ATGGCGTCGTCGTCCGGCACCGACGACGATCTGACGATCCCTCGCGCCGCCATCAACAAGATGATCAAGGAGACGCTGCCCAACGTGCGCGTGGCCAACGACGCGCGCGAGCTGGTGGTCAACTGCTGCACGGAGTTCATCCACCTCATCTCGTCCGAGGCCAACGAGATCTGCAACAAGTCGGACAAGAAGACCATCTCGCCCGAGCACGTCATCAACG CTCTGGAGAGCCTGGGCTTCGCCTCGTACATCGCGGAGGTGAAGGACGTGCTGCAGGAGTGCAAGACGGTGGCCCTGAAGAGGAGGAAGGCCAGCTCGCGCCTGGAGAACCTGGGCATACCCGAGGAGGAGCTGCTCCGCCAGCAGCAGGAGCTCTTCGCCAAG gCGCGGCAGCAGCAGGCCGAGCTGGCGCAGCAGGAGTGGCTGCAGATGCAGCAGGCGGCGCAGGCAGCGCAGATGGCGGCGGCGGCCAGCGCCGCCCGGCAGGCCGGCTCCTCCCAGgacgaagacgacgacgacgacgcctGA